The proteins below come from a single Benincasa hispida cultivar B227 chromosome 4, ASM972705v1, whole genome shotgun sequence genomic window:
- the LOC120076785 gene encoding uncharacterized protein LOC120076785 isoform X1 gives MGTKVQCKSSLPGFYPMRELNNDSNSHSWHLYYGERSFTNAQYHKVVLPRASANGYLGDDKDVVKQKMLEHEAIFKNQVFELHRLYRRQRDLMDKIKSTELSRNRLHVDSLLSSSALTSQVTSEDASRRNLPCFPKANSSTARFSISGVEEGHSSLNSIKGNSQMPYFFPPQSESTVKDLQVLESRPTKFRRKMLDLQLPADEYIDSEDGEQFHDGNVADTLSHNHITDQKIDLERDVKLYADDIEQTGCLQNARKLGACLEKNTSCLTDLNEPIQLVETNASTYVDPLSSASCHGETQCPYPSSGPKSCPINLQRKDSLNTDNGSDNMTGNNLNFDKNTSRGGILPHFLESGHSYNSKNSFSHGLQTKVWPVSSEPMESFFNEIHEAPPSRSTDKGRAEQSREGQVFGLQFTKRSPEIKGEPLCSFVPSHTSTLHPAAPDLSKSWSNSNSSWESASTNFQKLTTAQAQQCMNSVATMNKNFHSPFHGMESSGERWLLSNDSQLNKGSNSELSYFNRAFLGSSSEYKEEVGHPSSGTHIYQIQGKGNSQAPKDLSPSMSLKLLKDSNHIDMKGPKERNFNMVFSNNSTGQAEPAVGENCKLLPWLRSTTGGNTETTNSERFSSAEEFIYVRSSISSLPDKNSHSTRNDIFNKEFESDSSSKSQKLLKISTCEELQDPKKEMSSLVRPLVPCETKESRECRVLDINLPCDPLVSESDNLHSEKLNEAKACSFGLIDLNLSLSDDEESFRPTPKSTVRMWGEIDLEAPATSVTEDIVPAEEIIETMHELSSKPHCKDINQEDELMELAAEAMVSISSSICHISLEDATCSAAQDCTDNLLNLLVEMAFLCSDGYESESLAALRAKPSNELESSLEGMDTFESMTLGLIETKAEEYMPKSLVPGHTTMEEKAINLLQNRPRRGQARRGRQRRDFQRDILPGLASLSRQEVTEDLNTFGGLMRAMGHVWTSGLAKRNSSRNVASGKGRRRSVISPSPQPTENLPLLPQPSNTEMGLDKRSLTGWGKTTRRPRRQRVPAGNRILRSSTSIHSTSQSPI, from the exons ATGGGGACTAAAGTGCAATGCAAAAGTTCCTTGCCAGGATTTTACCCAATGAGGGAACTTAACAATGATTCTAACAGTCATAGCTGGCACCTATATTATGGTGAAagatccttcacaaatgctcaatATCACAAGGTTGTCTTGCCAAGGGCTAGTGCAAATGGATATCTAGGTGATGATAAGGATGTGGTGAAGCAAAAAATGCTTGAACATGAGGCCATTTTTAAAAATCAG GTGTTCGAACTTCACCGACTGTACAGAAGACAAAGAGATCTAATGGATAAAATCAAATCCACAGAACTCAGCAGAAACCGTTTACATGTAGATTCATTACTCTCGTCGAGCGCCTTGACATCTCAAGTTACTTCTGAAGATGCTTCGAGACGTAATCTGCCATGTTTTCCTAAGGCAAATTCGTCTACTGCCAGGTTTTCTATTTCAGGTGTTGAAGAAGGTCATTCTTCTTTGAATTCTATAAAAGGCAATAGCCAGATGCCTTATTTCTTTCCACCACAAAGTGAAAGTACTGTGAAGGACTTGCAGGTTCTTGAGTCCAGACCGACAAAGTTCAGGAGAAAAATGTTGGACCTTCAGCTTCCTGCTGATGAATACATTGATAGCGAAGATGGGGAACAATTTCATGATGGAAATGTGGCTGACACATTAAGTCACAATCACATCACCGACCAAAAGATTGACCTTGAGAGAGATGTCAAGTTATATGCTGATGATATCGAGCAAACTGGTTGCCTGCAAAATGCTCGTAAATTGGGCGCATGTTTAGAAAAAAACACAAGTTGTTTAACTGACTTAAATGAGCCCATTCAACTTGTAGAAACCAATGCTTCAACTTATGTTGATCCTCTAAGTTCTGCTTCTTGTCATGGGGAGACTCAATGTCCCTATCCATCTTCAGGGCCAAAGTCCTGTCCTATAAATTTGCAGAGGAAAGATTCTCTCAATACTGATAATGGAAGTGATAATATGACAGGAAACAATCTCAATTTCGATAAAAACACCAGTAGAGGAGGAATTTTACCCCATTTTCTTGAATCAG GGCATAGTTACAACTCCAAGAATTCATTTTCTCATGGACTTCAAACTAAAGTATGGCCTGTTTCTTCTGAGCCTATGGAAAGTTTCTTCAATGAAATTCATGAAGCTCCACCTTCTCGTTCGACAGATAAAGGTAGGGCAGAACAGTCGAGGGAGGGGCAGGTCTTTGGTTTGCAGTTTACGAAAAGAAGTCCTGAGATTAAGGGCGAACCACTATGCTCCTTCGTCCCTTCTCATACATCCACCCTACATCCAGCTGCTCCTGATCTTAGCAAGTCCTGGTCTAACTCCAATTCATCTTGGGAAAGTGCAAGTACTAACTTTCAGAAGTTAACAACCGCACAAGCTCAGCAATGTATGAATTCAGTAGCTACCATGAACAAGAATTTTCATTCCCCGTTTCATGGTATGGAGAGTTCTGGAGAAAGGTGGCTTCTTAGTAATGATTCCCAACTCAATAAAGGTTCCAATAGCGAGTTGTCTTACTTTAACAGGGCTTTTCTTGGATCTTCATCTGAGTACAAGGAAGAAGTAGGCCACCCCTCTTCTGGCACTCACATCTATCAGATACAGGGTAAGGGTAACAGTCAAGCTCCCAAAGACTTAAGTCCTTCCATGTCATTGAAACTCCTCAAGGATTCAAATCATATTGACATGAAAGGTccaaaagagagaaattttAACATGGTgttttcaaataattcaactgGTCAAGCAGAACCGGCGGTTGGGGAAAATTGTAAATTGTTACCTTGGCTCAGAAGTACAACTGGTGGAAACACTGAAACTACCAATTCAGAGAGATTCTCAAGTGCCGAGGAATTTATTTATGTTAGATCTTCAATAAGTTCTTTGCCTGATAAAAATTCTCATTCAACTCGTAATGACATTTTCAACAAAGAGTTTGAATCAGACAGTTCTTCTAAGAGTCAAAAACTTCTTAAAATATCAACTTGTGAAGAATTACAGGATCCCAAGAAAGAAATGTCTTCTCTTGTTCGACCCTTGGTCCCGTGTGAAACTAAAGAAAGCAGGGAATGTCGAGTACTTGATATCAATTTGCCTTGTGATCCTTTGGTTTCTGAATCAGACAATCTCCACTCAGAGAAACTGAATGAAGCAAAAGCTTGCAGTTTTGGACTCATCGATTTGAACTTGAGTCTAAGTGATGATGAAGAATCTTTTAGACCGACTCCTAAATCGACCGTCAGAATGTGGGGAGAGATAGATTTGGAAGCCCCTGCAACTTCTGTGACCGAAGATATTGTTCCTGCTGAAGAAATTATAGAAACGATGCATGAATTATCTTCAAAACCACACTGCAAAGACATAAACCAAGAAGATGAACTCATGGAGTTAGCAGCGGAGGCAATGGTTTCCATTTCCTCGTCTATTTGTCACATCTCCTTGGAGGATGCAACTTGCAGTGCAGCACAAGATTGTACGGACAATCTGCTTAATTTGTTGGTGGAGATGGCTTTCTTATGCTCAGATGGTTATGAAAGTGAGTCTCTAGCAGCATTGAGAGCCAAACCAAGTAATGAATTGGAGTCTTCATTAGAAGGGATGGACACCTTTGAGTCCATGACATTGGGACTGATAGAAACCAAAGCAGAAGAATATATGCCGAAGTCCTTGGTTCCAGGACATACAACAATGGAAGAAAAAGCAATTAATTTGCTGCAAAATCGTCCTCGAAGAGGCCAGGCTAGGAGAGGCAGGCAACGGAGGGACTTCCAAAGGGACATTCTTCCTGGCCTTGCTTCTCTATCAAGACAAGAAGTTACAGAAGATCTTAATACATTTGGAGGGCTTATGAGGGCAATGGGTCATGTGTGGACTTCAGGCTTGGCCAAGAGGAACTCGTCGAGAAACGTTGCCTCTGGCAAGGGACGGCGGCGATCAGTGATCAGCCCCTCCCCACAGCCAACTGAGAATCTTCCACTGCTGCCTCAGCCTAGTAACACTGAGATGGGACTTGACAAAAGGAGCTTGACAGGGTGGGGGAAGACAACTAGACGGCCCCGCCGACAAAGAGTCCCGGCCG GTAACAGGATACTGAGAAGCAGCACTTCAATTCATTCCACCTCTCAATCTCCTATCTAG
- the LOC120076785 gene encoding uncharacterized protein LOC120076785 isoform X3: protein MGTKVQCKSSLPGFYPMRELNNDSNSHSWHLYYGERSFTNAQYHKVVLPRASANGYLGDDKDVVKQKMLEHEAIFKNQVFELHRLYRRQRDLMDKIKSTELSRNRLHVDSLLSSSALTSQVTSEDASRRNLPCFPKANSSTARFSISGVEEGHSSLNSIKGNSQMPYFFPPQSESTVKDLQVLESRPTKFRRKMLDLQLPADEYIDSEDGEQFHDGNVADTLSHNHITDQKIDLERDVKLYADDIEQTGCLQNARKLGACLEKNTSCLTDLNEPIQLVETNASTYVDPLSSASCHGETQCPYPSSGPKSCPINLQRKDSLNTDNGSDNMTGNNLNFDKNTSRGGILPHFLESGHSYNSKNSFSHGLQTKVWPVSSEPMESFFNEIHEAPPSRSTDKGRAEQSREGQVFGLQFTKRSPEIKGEPLCSFVPSHTSTLHPAAPDLSKSWSNSNSSWESASTNFQKLTTAQAQQCMNSVATMNKNFHSPFHGMESSGERWLLSNDSQLNKGSNSELSYFNRAFLGSSSEYKEEVGHPSSGTHIYQIQGKGNSQAPKDLSPSMSLKLLKDSNHIDMKGPKERNFNMVFSNNSTGQAEPAVGENCKLLPWLRSTTGGNTETTNSERFSSAEEFIYVRSSISSLPDKNSHSTRNDIFNKEFESDSSSKSQKLLKISTCEELQDPKKEMSSLVRPLVPCETKESRECRVLDINLPCDPLVSESDNLHSEKLNEAKACSFGLIDLNLSLSDDEESFRPTPKSTVRMWGEIDLEAPATSVTEDIVPAEEIIETMHELSSKPHCKDINQEDELMELAAEAMVSISSSICHISLEDATCSAAQDCTDNLLNLLVEMAFLCSDGYESESLAALRAKPSNELESSLEGMDTFESMTLGLIETKAEEYMPKSLVPGHTTMEEKAINLLQNRPRRGQARRGRQRRDFQRDILPGLASLSRQEVTEDLNTFGGLMRAMGHVWTSGLAKRNSSRNVASGKGRRRSVISPSPQPTENLPLLPQPSNTEMGLDKRSLTGWGKTTRRPRRQRVPADR, encoded by the exons ATGGGGACTAAAGTGCAATGCAAAAGTTCCTTGCCAGGATTTTACCCAATGAGGGAACTTAACAATGATTCTAACAGTCATAGCTGGCACCTATATTATGGTGAAagatccttcacaaatgctcaatATCACAAGGTTGTCTTGCCAAGGGCTAGTGCAAATGGATATCTAGGTGATGATAAGGATGTGGTGAAGCAAAAAATGCTTGAACATGAGGCCATTTTTAAAAATCAG GTGTTCGAACTTCACCGACTGTACAGAAGACAAAGAGATCTAATGGATAAAATCAAATCCACAGAACTCAGCAGAAACCGTTTACATGTAGATTCATTACTCTCGTCGAGCGCCTTGACATCTCAAGTTACTTCTGAAGATGCTTCGAGACGTAATCTGCCATGTTTTCCTAAGGCAAATTCGTCTACTGCCAGGTTTTCTATTTCAGGTGTTGAAGAAGGTCATTCTTCTTTGAATTCTATAAAAGGCAATAGCCAGATGCCTTATTTCTTTCCACCACAAAGTGAAAGTACTGTGAAGGACTTGCAGGTTCTTGAGTCCAGACCGACAAAGTTCAGGAGAAAAATGTTGGACCTTCAGCTTCCTGCTGATGAATACATTGATAGCGAAGATGGGGAACAATTTCATGATGGAAATGTGGCTGACACATTAAGTCACAATCACATCACCGACCAAAAGATTGACCTTGAGAGAGATGTCAAGTTATATGCTGATGATATCGAGCAAACTGGTTGCCTGCAAAATGCTCGTAAATTGGGCGCATGTTTAGAAAAAAACACAAGTTGTTTAACTGACTTAAATGAGCCCATTCAACTTGTAGAAACCAATGCTTCAACTTATGTTGATCCTCTAAGTTCTGCTTCTTGTCATGGGGAGACTCAATGTCCCTATCCATCTTCAGGGCCAAAGTCCTGTCCTATAAATTTGCAGAGGAAAGATTCTCTCAATACTGATAATGGAAGTGATAATATGACAGGAAACAATCTCAATTTCGATAAAAACACCAGTAGAGGAGGAATTTTACCCCATTTTCTTGAATCAG GGCATAGTTACAACTCCAAGAATTCATTTTCTCATGGACTTCAAACTAAAGTATGGCCTGTTTCTTCTGAGCCTATGGAAAGTTTCTTCAATGAAATTCATGAAGCTCCACCTTCTCGTTCGACAGATAAAGGTAGGGCAGAACAGTCGAGGGAGGGGCAGGTCTTTGGTTTGCAGTTTACGAAAAGAAGTCCTGAGATTAAGGGCGAACCACTATGCTCCTTCGTCCCTTCTCATACATCCACCCTACATCCAGCTGCTCCTGATCTTAGCAAGTCCTGGTCTAACTCCAATTCATCTTGGGAAAGTGCAAGTACTAACTTTCAGAAGTTAACAACCGCACAAGCTCAGCAATGTATGAATTCAGTAGCTACCATGAACAAGAATTTTCATTCCCCGTTTCATGGTATGGAGAGTTCTGGAGAAAGGTGGCTTCTTAGTAATGATTCCCAACTCAATAAAGGTTCCAATAGCGAGTTGTCTTACTTTAACAGGGCTTTTCTTGGATCTTCATCTGAGTACAAGGAAGAAGTAGGCCACCCCTCTTCTGGCACTCACATCTATCAGATACAGGGTAAGGGTAACAGTCAAGCTCCCAAAGACTTAAGTCCTTCCATGTCATTGAAACTCCTCAAGGATTCAAATCATATTGACATGAAAGGTccaaaagagagaaattttAACATGGTgttttcaaataattcaactgGTCAAGCAGAACCGGCGGTTGGGGAAAATTGTAAATTGTTACCTTGGCTCAGAAGTACAACTGGTGGAAACACTGAAACTACCAATTCAGAGAGATTCTCAAGTGCCGAGGAATTTATTTATGTTAGATCTTCAATAAGTTCTTTGCCTGATAAAAATTCTCATTCAACTCGTAATGACATTTTCAACAAAGAGTTTGAATCAGACAGTTCTTCTAAGAGTCAAAAACTTCTTAAAATATCAACTTGTGAAGAATTACAGGATCCCAAGAAAGAAATGTCTTCTCTTGTTCGACCCTTGGTCCCGTGTGAAACTAAAGAAAGCAGGGAATGTCGAGTACTTGATATCAATTTGCCTTGTGATCCTTTGGTTTCTGAATCAGACAATCTCCACTCAGAGAAACTGAATGAAGCAAAAGCTTGCAGTTTTGGACTCATCGATTTGAACTTGAGTCTAAGTGATGATGAAGAATCTTTTAGACCGACTCCTAAATCGACCGTCAGAATGTGGGGAGAGATAGATTTGGAAGCCCCTGCAACTTCTGTGACCGAAGATATTGTTCCTGCTGAAGAAATTATAGAAACGATGCATGAATTATCTTCAAAACCACACTGCAAAGACATAAACCAAGAAGATGAACTCATGGAGTTAGCAGCGGAGGCAATGGTTTCCATTTCCTCGTCTATTTGTCACATCTCCTTGGAGGATGCAACTTGCAGTGCAGCACAAGATTGTACGGACAATCTGCTTAATTTGTTGGTGGAGATGGCTTTCTTATGCTCAGATGGTTATGAAAGTGAGTCTCTAGCAGCATTGAGAGCCAAACCAAGTAATGAATTGGAGTCTTCATTAGAAGGGATGGACACCTTTGAGTCCATGACATTGGGACTGATAGAAACCAAAGCAGAAGAATATATGCCGAAGTCCTTGGTTCCAGGACATACAACAATGGAAGAAAAAGCAATTAATTTGCTGCAAAATCGTCCTCGAAGAGGCCAGGCTAGGAGAGGCAGGCAACGGAGGGACTTCCAAAGGGACATTCTTCCTGGCCTTGCTTCTCTATCAAGACAAGAAGTTACAGAAGATCTTAATACATTTGGAGGGCTTATGAGGGCAATGGGTCATGTGTGGACTTCAGGCTTGGCCAAGAGGAACTCGTCGAGAAACGTTGCCTCTGGCAAGGGACGGCGGCGATCAGTGATCAGCCCCTCCCCACAGCCAACTGAGAATCTTCCACTGCTGCCTCAGCCTAGTAACACTGAGATGGGACTTGACAAAAGGAGCTTGACAGGGTGGGGGAAGACAACTAGACGGCCCCGCCGACAAAGAGTCCCGGCCG ACAGGTAA
- the LOC120076785 gene encoding uncharacterized protein LOC120076785 isoform X4, producing the protein MGTKVQCKSSLPGFYPMRELNNDSNSHSWHLYYGERSFTNAQYHKVVLPRASANGYLGDDKDVVKQKMLEHEAIFKNQVFELHRLYRRQRDLMDKIKSTELSRNRLHVDSLLSSSALTSQVTSEDASRRNLPCFPKANSSTARFSISGVEEGHSSLNSIKGNSQMPYFFPPQSESTVKDLQVLESRPTKFRRKMLDLQLPADEYIDSEDGEQFHDGNVADTLSHNHITDQKIDLERDVKLYADDIEQTGCLQNARKLGACLEKNTSCLTDLNEPIQLVETNASTYVDPLSSASCHGETQCPYPSSGPKSCPINLQRKDSLNTDNGSDNMTGNNLNFDKNTSRGGILPHFLESGHSYNSKNSFSHGLQTKVWPVSSEPMESFFNEIHEAPPSRSTDKGRAEQSREGQVFGLQFTKRSPEIKGEPLCSFVPSHTSTLHPAAPDLSKSWSNSNSSWESASTNFQKLTTAQAQQCMNSVATMNKNFHSPFHGMESSGERWLLSNDSQLNKGSNSELSYFNRAFLGSSSEYKEEVGHPSSGTHIYQIQGKGNSQAPKDLSPSMSLKLLKDSNHIDMKGPKERNFNMVFSNNSTGQAEPAVGENCKLLPWLRSTTGGNTETTNSERFSSAEEFIYVRSSISSLPDKNSHSTRNDIFNKEFESDSSSKSQKLLKISTCEELQDPKKEMSSLVRPLVPCETKESRECRVLDINLPCDPLVSESDNLHSEKLNEAKACSFGLIDLNLSLSDDEESFRPTPKSTVRMWGEIDLEAPATSVTEDIVPAEEIIETMHELSSKPHCKDINQEDELMELAAEAMVSISSSICHISLEDATCSAAQDCTDNLLNLLVEMAFLCSDGYESESLAALRAKPSNELESSLEGMDTFESMTLGLIETKAEEYMPKSLVPGHTTMEEKAINLLQNRPRRGQARRGRQRRDFQRDILPGLASLSRQEVTEDLNTFGGLMRAMGHVWTSGLAKRNSSRNVASGKGRRRSVISPSPQPTENLPLLPQPSNTEMGLDKRSLTGWGKTTRRPRRQRVPAA; encoded by the exons ATGGGGACTAAAGTGCAATGCAAAAGTTCCTTGCCAGGATTTTACCCAATGAGGGAACTTAACAATGATTCTAACAGTCATAGCTGGCACCTATATTATGGTGAAagatccttcacaaatgctcaatATCACAAGGTTGTCTTGCCAAGGGCTAGTGCAAATGGATATCTAGGTGATGATAAGGATGTGGTGAAGCAAAAAATGCTTGAACATGAGGCCATTTTTAAAAATCAG GTGTTCGAACTTCACCGACTGTACAGAAGACAAAGAGATCTAATGGATAAAATCAAATCCACAGAACTCAGCAGAAACCGTTTACATGTAGATTCATTACTCTCGTCGAGCGCCTTGACATCTCAAGTTACTTCTGAAGATGCTTCGAGACGTAATCTGCCATGTTTTCCTAAGGCAAATTCGTCTACTGCCAGGTTTTCTATTTCAGGTGTTGAAGAAGGTCATTCTTCTTTGAATTCTATAAAAGGCAATAGCCAGATGCCTTATTTCTTTCCACCACAAAGTGAAAGTACTGTGAAGGACTTGCAGGTTCTTGAGTCCAGACCGACAAAGTTCAGGAGAAAAATGTTGGACCTTCAGCTTCCTGCTGATGAATACATTGATAGCGAAGATGGGGAACAATTTCATGATGGAAATGTGGCTGACACATTAAGTCACAATCACATCACCGACCAAAAGATTGACCTTGAGAGAGATGTCAAGTTATATGCTGATGATATCGAGCAAACTGGTTGCCTGCAAAATGCTCGTAAATTGGGCGCATGTTTAGAAAAAAACACAAGTTGTTTAACTGACTTAAATGAGCCCATTCAACTTGTAGAAACCAATGCTTCAACTTATGTTGATCCTCTAAGTTCTGCTTCTTGTCATGGGGAGACTCAATGTCCCTATCCATCTTCAGGGCCAAAGTCCTGTCCTATAAATTTGCAGAGGAAAGATTCTCTCAATACTGATAATGGAAGTGATAATATGACAGGAAACAATCTCAATTTCGATAAAAACACCAGTAGAGGAGGAATTTTACCCCATTTTCTTGAATCAG GGCATAGTTACAACTCCAAGAATTCATTTTCTCATGGACTTCAAACTAAAGTATGGCCTGTTTCTTCTGAGCCTATGGAAAGTTTCTTCAATGAAATTCATGAAGCTCCACCTTCTCGTTCGACAGATAAAGGTAGGGCAGAACAGTCGAGGGAGGGGCAGGTCTTTGGTTTGCAGTTTACGAAAAGAAGTCCTGAGATTAAGGGCGAACCACTATGCTCCTTCGTCCCTTCTCATACATCCACCCTACATCCAGCTGCTCCTGATCTTAGCAAGTCCTGGTCTAACTCCAATTCATCTTGGGAAAGTGCAAGTACTAACTTTCAGAAGTTAACAACCGCACAAGCTCAGCAATGTATGAATTCAGTAGCTACCATGAACAAGAATTTTCATTCCCCGTTTCATGGTATGGAGAGTTCTGGAGAAAGGTGGCTTCTTAGTAATGATTCCCAACTCAATAAAGGTTCCAATAGCGAGTTGTCTTACTTTAACAGGGCTTTTCTTGGATCTTCATCTGAGTACAAGGAAGAAGTAGGCCACCCCTCTTCTGGCACTCACATCTATCAGATACAGGGTAAGGGTAACAGTCAAGCTCCCAAAGACTTAAGTCCTTCCATGTCATTGAAACTCCTCAAGGATTCAAATCATATTGACATGAAAGGTccaaaagagagaaattttAACATGGTgttttcaaataattcaactgGTCAAGCAGAACCGGCGGTTGGGGAAAATTGTAAATTGTTACCTTGGCTCAGAAGTACAACTGGTGGAAACACTGAAACTACCAATTCAGAGAGATTCTCAAGTGCCGAGGAATTTATTTATGTTAGATCTTCAATAAGTTCTTTGCCTGATAAAAATTCTCATTCAACTCGTAATGACATTTTCAACAAAGAGTTTGAATCAGACAGTTCTTCTAAGAGTCAAAAACTTCTTAAAATATCAACTTGTGAAGAATTACAGGATCCCAAGAAAGAAATGTCTTCTCTTGTTCGACCCTTGGTCCCGTGTGAAACTAAAGAAAGCAGGGAATGTCGAGTACTTGATATCAATTTGCCTTGTGATCCTTTGGTTTCTGAATCAGACAATCTCCACTCAGAGAAACTGAATGAAGCAAAAGCTTGCAGTTTTGGACTCATCGATTTGAACTTGAGTCTAAGTGATGATGAAGAATCTTTTAGACCGACTCCTAAATCGACCGTCAGAATGTGGGGAGAGATAGATTTGGAAGCCCCTGCAACTTCTGTGACCGAAGATATTGTTCCTGCTGAAGAAATTATAGAAACGATGCATGAATTATCTTCAAAACCACACTGCAAAGACATAAACCAAGAAGATGAACTCATGGAGTTAGCAGCGGAGGCAATGGTTTCCATTTCCTCGTCTATTTGTCACATCTCCTTGGAGGATGCAACTTGCAGTGCAGCACAAGATTGTACGGACAATCTGCTTAATTTGTTGGTGGAGATGGCTTTCTTATGCTCAGATGGTTATGAAAGTGAGTCTCTAGCAGCATTGAGAGCCAAACCAAGTAATGAATTGGAGTCTTCATTAGAAGGGATGGACACCTTTGAGTCCATGACATTGGGACTGATAGAAACCAAAGCAGAAGAATATATGCCGAAGTCCTTGGTTCCAGGACATACAACAATGGAAGAAAAAGCAATTAATTTGCTGCAAAATCGTCCTCGAAGAGGCCAGGCTAGGAGAGGCAGGCAACGGAGGGACTTCCAAAGGGACATTCTTCCTGGCCTTGCTTCTCTATCAAGACAAGAAGTTACAGAAGATCTTAATACATTTGGAGGGCTTATGAGGGCAATGGGTCATGTGTGGACTTCAGGCTTGGCCAAGAGGAACTCGTCGAGAAACGTTGCCTCTGGCAAGGGACGGCGGCGATCAGTGATCAGCCCCTCCCCACAGCCAACTGAGAATCTTCCACTGCTGCCTCAGCCTAGTAACACTGAGATGGGACTTGACAAAAGGAGCTTGACAGGGTGGGGGAAGACAACTAGACGGCCCCGCCGACAAAGAGTCCCGGCCG CTTAA